In Methanosphaera sp. ISO3-F5, a genomic segment contains:
- a CDS encoding phosphorylcholine transferase LicD: MLSEELENIRLTMLNTFKNQVNTLFDLYIKNIINFSTLQSRLKILLIAWGQNRLDIKNYGTETNKIEFLEYNQGIRIKQAPWMKNNEGEGYTISSNHGTDNYLIKCINSGKLKLMFRAMDYRDINNKRIPIYVDYIKIQINGEDQLNTHKLSWHNEPVNIVKECDNEQKFHIILQFRTIFDYYPKLKSIFDNIKVKNTLEEHEFINKFLDCEIMLLKYNNQKDSSMELFNYMNENRELFDDNQEILESYEVFSNFLNNYEKYQKMYNQTEYLTQKIEYLEMTINRYERQLDAISSSNNDLFNTIFLDYQLTPNRLYANIKELCTQLLKFMDNICRKHDINWWIDFGNLLGAVRHENFIPWDDDLDIGMMRQDYHHLISVMYDEINEHGLDDCINVYYRYRKLNAKQLNSFAQLFVMDRERAGGNVMAGLDVFPYDYMKEQDTQNIGTRYNTAQRNFYSNLTRGDDRSTVYMGLDYDKVIGTYYEELGLSYEKQPYIIPGVEGAYGYKQNLYEFKIFETDKIFPLSEVQFGKYRFPAPNDVDYYLTNTYGEYMTIPKTIRCHGRVSNFRKIPEINETFEMYVDRFREVNSNF, encoded by the coding sequence ATGTTGTCAGAAGAATTAGAAAATATCAGATTAACAATGCTGAACACATTCAAAAATCAGGTAAACACCCTGTTTGACTTATACATAAAAAATATTATAAACTTCAGCACACTCCAATCCAGACTCAAAATATTACTCATAGCATGGGGACAGAACAGACTGGACATAAAAAACTACGGAACAGAAACAAACAAAATAGAATTCCTCGAATACAACCAGGGTATCAGAATCAAACAGGCACCCTGGATGAAAAACAATGAAGGGGAAGGATACACCATATCAAGCAACCACGGAACAGATAATTATCTGATTAAGTGCATAAACAGTGGAAAACTGAAACTCATGTTTAGGGCAATGGATTACAGGGACATAAACAACAAAAGAATTCCCATATACGTGGACTACATAAAAATACAGATAAACGGGGAAGACCAGCTGAACACACATAAACTCTCATGGCACAACGAACCGGTCAATATAGTCAAGGAATGCGACAACGAACAGAAATTTCATATAATACTGCAGTTCCGCACAATATTTGACTATTACCCTAAACTCAAAAGCATATTCGACAACATAAAAGTAAAAAACACACTTGAAGAACATGAATTCATCAACAAATTCCTTGACTGCGAAATAATGCTCCTCAAATACAACAACCAGAAAGACTCCTCAATGGAACTTTTCAATTACATGAACGAAAACAGGGAACTCTTTGATGACAACCAAGAAATACTCGAATCATACGAAGTATTTTCAAACTTCCTCAACAACTACGAAAAATACCAGAAAATGTATAACCAGACAGAATACTTGACACAAAAAATAGAATACCTTGAAATGACAATAAACAGATACGAAAGACAACTGGATGCAATATCATCATCAAACAACGACCTTTTCAACACAATATTCCTCGACTACCAGCTGACACCGAACAGATTATACGCCAACATAAAAGAACTCTGCACACAGCTGTTGAAATTCATGGACAACATATGTCGCAAACATGATATAAACTGGTGGATAGACTTCGGAAACCTACTCGGAGCAGTACGGCACGAAAACTTCATACCATGGGATGATGATCTGGACATAGGAATGATGAGACAGGACTACCATCACCTCATAAGTGTAATGTATGATGAAATAAACGAACATGGCCTGGATGACTGTATAAACGTTTACTACAGATACCGAAAACTGAATGCAAAACAGCTCAACTCATTCGCACAACTGTTTGTAATGGATAGGGAACGTGCTGGCGGAAACGTAATGGCAGGACTCGATGTCTTCCCATATGACTACATGAAAGAACAGGACACACAGAACATCGGAACAAGATACAACACAGCACAGAGAAACTTCTACAGCAACCTGACACGCGGAGATGATAGGTCAACAGTATACATGGGACTGGACTATGATAAAGTAATAGGAACATACTATGAGGAACTGGGATTATCATATGAAAAACAGCCGTATATCATACCTGGAGTAGAAGGAGCATATGGATACAAACAGAACCTCTATGAATTCAAAATATTTGAAACAGACAAAATATTCCCGTTAAGTGAGGTTCAATTTGGAAAATACAGATTCCCTGCACCAAATGATGTGGATTACTATCTTACAAATACTTATGGGGAATACATGACCATACCGAAAACAATCAGATGTCACGGAAGGGTATCAAACTTCAGAAAAATACCTGAAATAAACGAAACATTTGAAATGTACGTGGACAGATTCCGGGAAGTAAACAGTAACTTCTGA
- a CDS encoding SGNH/GDSL hydrolase N-terminal domain-containing protein yields the protein MAYKFETNATEFDIIFKITDIKKRFFPHVGITAREGISVMYRLTGTQNWCNIDFFFKKPRETIDMSCYVDEGENYEILIYVPIIARISQLEIEVPEGSHISKITTPPNKTMVVVGGPTSYGIGCTSVKNMFSNILERKYDAEVSHVTYNEKNYLESVLDYYNNDYPLIADVGIIELDQFRQNESAVEEILPQLISIMKQRCKYLIGWYAIPESKVFKKIIANNTIKDYVYNNEIQIIDLSYIYDEEHRDMCAYNDYFINDTGNIIIYKQLDKTLRRLPQWNI from the coding sequence ATGGCATATAAATTCGAGACCAACGCCACGGAATTTGACATTATCTTCAAAATAACAGATATCAAGAAAAGATTTTTTCCACATGTGGGTATAACAGCACGTGAAGGTATATCAGTAATGTACAGGTTAACAGGAACACAAAACTGGTGTAATATTGATTTTTTCTTCAAAAAACCAAGGGAAACAATAGACATGTCCTGCTATGTGGATGAAGGCGAAAACTATGAAATACTGATTTATGTACCGATTATTGCTAGAATCAGCCAGCTGGAAATAGAAGTACCTGAAGGTTCACATATAAGCAAAATAACAACACCCCCAAACAAGACAATGGTGGTTGTGGGGGGACCAACAAGTTACGGCATAGGATGTACAAGTGTTAAAAACATGTTCTCCAATATACTGGAAAGAAAATATGATGCAGAGGTAAGCCACGTAACATACAATGAAAAAAACTACCTTGAATCAGTACTTGACTACTATAATAATGATTATCCTCTTATAGCAGATGTCGGAATAATCGAACTTGACCAGTTCAGACAGAACGAATCAGCAGTAGAGGAAATACTTCCCCAGCTGATATCAATAATGAAACAGAGATGCAAATACCTGATAGGATGGTATGCAATACCCGAGTCAAAGGTATTCAAGAAAATCATAGCAAACAACACAATAAAGGATTATGTCTACAACAATGAAATCCAGATTATAGACTTGTCATACATATATGATGAGGAACACAGGGACATGTGTGCATACAATGATTATTTCATTAATGACACTGGAAACATAATAATATACAAGCAGCTGGACAAAACATTAAGGAGATTACCTCAATGGAATATTTAA
- a CDS encoding SGNH/GDSL hydrolase family protein, giving the protein MEYLKSVKDPLKKINDKNFKYLNLFKYPPLVFGTNRSDKVDFCKYPKEVRTEIMKLHPKTKYLMEYHKASTCGCRIRFKTTSRKLIFRIKLRRGYNYKNMVMWNSSALSIYTVDKKGKYHYKTLLTPSAGKNCFAEAIRLPADSSVCIFLPSYDTIEEMYIGFEEKARIFRFNYPKDNRLPVIFYGGSAAQGASATKSSNSYPNIVSRKLNRDIINYSITRCCKATPSMAKIIGQTDCDSIVIDYSRDAKDKKELMERHEKFYKQIRQAHPDRKIILLTTASFNGSKKYEGYDEIIQKTYENALSRGEKTHLINQRELFKKEDYDIISFNNGYYTDYAMFKLADKICEIINS; this is encoded by the coding sequence ATGGAATATTTAAAATCAGTAAAAGATCCGTTAAAAAAGATTAATGACAAAAATTTCAAATATCTGAATCTCTTTAAATACCCGCCACTGGTATTCGGAACAAACAGATCCGATAAGGTAGATTTCTGCAAATACCCTAAAGAAGTACGGACTGAGATAATGAAATTACATCCGAAAACAAAGTACCTGATGGAGTACCATAAGGCATCAACATGTGGGTGCCGTATTAGATTCAAGACAACATCAAGAAAACTGATATTCAGAATAAAACTCAGAAGAGGATACAACTATAAGAACATGGTAATGTGGAACTCATCAGCATTAAGCATATACACAGTTGACAAAAAAGGAAAATATCACTATAAAACATTACTGACACCAAGTGCTGGAAAAAACTGCTTTGCAGAGGCAATAAGATTACCAGCGGACAGTTCGGTATGCATATTCCTGCCAAGCTATGATACAATAGAGGAAATGTATATAGGTTTTGAAGAAAAGGCACGCATATTCCGGTTCAACTATCCTAAAGACAACAGATTACCTGTAATATTCTATGGGGGCAGTGCGGCACAGGGAGCATCAGCAACAAAAAGTTCAAACAGTTATCCCAATATTGTCAGCAGAAAATTAAACCGGGACATAATAAACTACTCAATTACAAGATGTTGCAAGGCAACACCATCCATGGCAAAGATTATAGGTCAGACAGACTGTGACAGCATAGTAATCGATTACTCTAGGGATGCAAAAGATAAGAAGGAACTCATGGAAAGACATGAAAAATTCTATAAACAGATACGGCAGGCACACCCTGACAGGAAGATAATACTCCTCACAACAGCTTCATTCAACGGAAGCAAAAAATATGAAGGATATGATGAAATCATACAGAAAACATACGAAAACGCATTGTCACGGGGAGAAAAAACACACCTAATAAACCAGAGAGAACTGTTTAAAAAAGAAGATTATGACATAATATCATTCAACAACGGATATTATACAGACTATGCAATGTTTAAACTTGCAGATAAGATTTGTGAAATAATAAATTCATAA
- the tgtA gene encoding tRNA guanosine(15) transglycosylase TgtA — MDFEIRYKDAMARIGTFETPHGTVTTPNLMPVVHPGKQTLDVKQFGAEIVITNSYIIYKNEHLKEKALKDGVHSLIDFPGTIETDSGSFQLSVYGDIDINNEEVIKFQEAIGTDIGTSLDIPTAPYVKREEAEEDLKITIERAEEASKVRKKLLLNSVVQGSTYPDLREYCAKEISKYDADIYPIGAVVPLMEMYRYADLVDAVMYSMRGLPENKPRHLMGAGHPMVFALAVAMGCDLFDSAAYILYANKDRFMMPDGTLKLENLIEMPCSCRVCTEHTPDQLRQMPQEQRAKLIAEHNLHISFAEIRRIRQAIVDGELMKLVETRCRSHPFLLDGLRRLQEYTDDMEKLNPSSKKSAFFYTGYESLSRSEVQRHKEKLENITPKNKNLIILPSTSKPYSKHANKEYIKKYTPKIPTFYSKTTNTDYTESDIVIADIPFGIIPLGLDEFYPLAQNESPTNTDENSKKYIQQAINEYSQKYENILIHRKVVGKYDLTDYKLIEEELKLPEAKVTDFDRLKTIADYQFGKGSGDALFGDNPEKIKIEKSKKTGKIRHVYQDDDIIVNMRANDGFLILSDLGAIRLHKHLPSPNLRVVVSEDSEPYALKGKSVFNKFVIDCDEKIRRNDEVLIVNKDDKLLACGKSLLSSYEIKDFNTGQAIKTRKIKKLTG; from the coding sequence TTGGATTTTGAAATAAGATATAAAGATGCAATGGCAAGAATAGGAACATTCGAAACACCACACGGTACTGTAACAACACCAAATCTCATGCCCGTGGTTCATCCAGGAAAACAAACTCTTGATGTAAAACAATTCGGTGCAGAAATAGTAATAACAAACTCATATATAATATACAAAAATGAACACCTAAAAGAAAAAGCACTAAAAGATGGAGTACATTCTCTAATAGACTTTCCAGGAACAATAGAAACAGATTCAGGTTCATTCCAACTATCAGTATATGGTGACATAGACATAAACAATGAAGAAGTAATAAAATTCCAAGAAGCAATAGGAACAGATATAGGGACAAGCCTAGACATACCAACAGCACCATATGTTAAACGAGAAGAAGCAGAAGAAGACCTTAAAATCACAATAGAAAGAGCAGAAGAAGCATCAAAGGTACGGAAAAAATTACTATTAAACAGTGTAGTACAAGGATCAACATACCCTGACCTAAGAGAATACTGTGCAAAAGAAATATCAAAATACGATGCAGACATATATCCAATAGGAGCAGTAGTACCATTAATGGAAATGTACCGATATGCAGACTTAGTGGATGCAGTAATGTACTCTATGAGAGGACTACCAGAAAACAAGCCAAGACACCTGATGGGAGCAGGACATCCAATGGTATTTGCCCTAGCAGTAGCAATGGGATGTGACCTATTTGACAGTGCAGCATACATACTATACGCAAACAAAGACAGGTTCATGATGCCCGATGGAACATTAAAACTTGAAAACCTCATAGAAATGCCATGCAGTTGCAGAGTATGCACAGAACACACACCAGACCAACTAAGACAAATGCCACAAGAACAAAGAGCAAAACTCATAGCAGAACACAACCTCCACATAAGCTTTGCAGAAATAAGAAGAATCAGACAAGCAATTGTTGACGGCGAACTGATGAAACTAGTAGAAACAAGGTGCAGGTCCCATCCATTCCTATTAGACGGACTAAGAAGACTACAAGAATATACAGATGATATGGAAAAACTAAACCCAAGCAGCAAAAAATCAGCATTCTTCTACACAGGATACGAATCACTATCAAGATCAGAAGTGCAAAGACACAAAGAAAAACTAGAAAATATAACCCCAAAAAACAAAAACCTCATCATACTACCAAGCACAAGCAAACCCTACTCAAAACATGCAAACAAGGAATACATCAAAAAATACACACCAAAAATACCAACATTCTACTCAAAAACAACAAACACAGACTACACAGAAAGTGACATAGTTATAGCTGATATACCATTCGGAATAATACCATTAGGACTTGATGAATTCTATCCATTAGCACAAAACGAATCACCAACAAATACTGATGAAAACTCAAAAAAATACATACAACAAGCCATCAATGAATACTCCCAAAAATATGAAAACATTCTCATACACAGAAAAGTAGTAGGAAAATATGACCTGACAGATTATAAATTAATCGAAGAAGAACTAAAACTGCCAGAAGCAAAAGTAACAGACTTTGACAGACTTAAAACAATCGCAGATTATCAATTTGGAAAAGGATCAGGAGATGCATTATTCGGGGACAATCCAGAAAAAATTAAAATAGAAAAAAGTAAAAAAACAGGTAAAATCAGGCATGTATACCAAGATGATGATATAATAGTGAATATGAGAGCAAATGATGGTTTCCTAATATTATCAGATCTTGGAGCAATCAGATTACATAAACATTTACCAAGTCCAAACTTAAGGGTAGTGGTATCAGAGGACTCTGAACCATATGCACTTAAAGGAAAATCAGTATTCAATAAATTCGTCATAGATTGTGATGAAAAAATAAGAAGAAATGATGAAGTACTAATAGTAAATAAGGATGATAAACTATTAGCATGTGGAAAATCATTATTATCCAGTTATGAGATAAAAGACTTTAACACAGGTCAAGCAATAAAAACAAGAAAAATAAAAAAATTAACAGGGTAG
- the pyrI gene encoding aspartate carbamoyltransferase regulatory subunit — protein MSEKKELKVKSIKNGTVIDHIKQNRASNILSMLNLPDDETPVMVAINVESSNMGKKDIIKIEGRELSEEEVDKLVLLAPKASINIIRNYEIVNKFNLHLSDEIVDVVKCSNPNCISNSNEPIQDKFYVQSKEPVILRCHYCERTMDYEDIESQF, from the coding sequence ATGTCAGAAAAGAAAGAATTAAAAGTAAAATCAATCAAAAATGGAACAGTAATTGATCATATAAAACAGAACCGAGCATCAAACATACTAAGTATGCTTAACTTACCCGATGATGAAACACCAGTTATGGTAGCAATAAATGTTGAATCATCAAATATGGGGAAAAAAGACATCATAAAAATTGAGGGCAGAGAACTCTCCGAAGAAGAAGTGGATAAACTAGTACTATTAGCACCAAAAGCATCAATAAACATCATAAGGAACTATGAAATAGTAAACAAGTTTAATCTACATTTATCCGATGAAATTGTAGATGTCGTCAAATGCTCAAACCCTAATTGTATTAGTAATTCAAATGAACCAATACAAGACAAGTTCTATGTACAATCAAAGGAACCTGTTATACTAAGATGTCATTATTGTGAAAGAACAATGGACTATGAAGACATAGAATCACAATTCTAG
- a CDS encoding secondary thiamine-phosphate synthase enzyme YjbQ: MNIIKEEIVINTKKEVELINITSKINEIISEKDIQDGLVNISTKHTTSAIIINEDESGLKKDIINLYEQIIPFDDYFHDKIDNNAKSHLKASLSTPNQTLPIINGKISLGVWQSIFFVEFDGPRKRRKILITIID, from the coding sequence ATGAATATTATCAAAGAAGAAATAGTTATCAACACAAAAAAAGAAGTTGAATTAATTAACATAACATCAAAAATAAATGAAATAATATCTGAAAAAGATATACAAGATGGATTAGTAAATATTTCAACAAAACACACAACAAGTGCTATAATAATTAATGAAGATGAATCAGGACTTAAAAAAGACATAATTAACTTGTATGAACAGATAATACCATTTGATGATTATTTTCATGATAAAATTGATAATAATGCAAAAAGTCATCTAAAAGCATCCTTATCAACACCTAATCAAACATTACCCATAATCAATGGAAAAATAAGTCTAGGAGTATGGCAAAGTATTTTCTTTGTTGAATTTGATGGGCCAAGAAAAAGAAGAAAAATACTTATCACGATTATTGATTAA
- a CDS encoding class I SAM-dependent methyltransferase, with product METKSFWKEYYKNNPNPVEASTFAQFSIGFLKEGKSLIELGCGNGRDSVFFAEKNINVTAIDQIDDEINYLNQKYGSDNLVFKTRDFTNLKKDNNYDYVYSRFTLHSITEEREAKVFDWIESQLNKKGLFLLEVRSINDPMFKKGEKLSENENVTTHYRRYLNFEDTKKKLKKHGLTIVYALESNGLSVYKDDDPTLIRIVAKKE from the coding sequence ATGGAAACTAAATCATTTTGGAAAGAATATTATAAAAATAATCCAAATCCTGTAGAAGCATCAACATTTGCTCAATTTAGTATTGGTTTTTTAAAAGAAGGTAAAAGTTTAATTGAGTTAGGTTGTGGAAATGGAAGGGATAGTGTATTTTTTGCAGAAAAAAATATTAATGTTACTGCTATTGATCAAATTGATGACGAAATTAATTATCTTAACCAGAAATATGGGTCAGATAATTTAGTATTTAAAACTAGAGATTTTACAAACCTTAAAAAAGATAATAATTATGATTATGTTTATTCAAGATTTACTTTACATTCAATTACAGAGGAACGTGAAGCGAAAGTTTTTGATTGGATTGAAAGTCAATTAAATAAGAAGGGATTGTTTTTATTAGAAGTTAGAAGTATTAATGATCCAATGTTTAAAAAAGGTGAAAAACTTAGTGAAAATGAAAATGTTACTACACATTATAGAAGATATCTTAATTTTGAAGATACTAAAAAGAAGCTTAAAAAACATGGATTAACAATAGTTTATGCTTTAGAAAGTAATGGACTATCTGTTTATAAGGATGATGACCCAACATTAATAAGAATAGTTGCTAAAAAGGAATAA
- a CDS encoding NTP transferase domain-containing protein → MEKNAIIMAAGKSDKFAPFSYEKPKGLFIVREEILIERQIEQLLEAGVNEIIVVMGYMKEKFFYLEQKYPQVKLIVNNTYGKYGNIYSLYVAREYLKNTYICYADHYFLKNPFLEENPDNKSYRSCAFYKGKFKQFSIYYSDADIITGCYLGGHDTMAMVGPAYVNEKFSKLFRQYLEEEINNFGIANMYWEEYYSTHIKDLTLYMKKFNVDELVEFDDIDDLRQFDSDFLLNVDSEIIGNICNTLECHPNDIKDIEVIQAGLTNVSFKFSIKGHEYVYRHPGGTADNLIDRRTEYYTQYKAKEYGLDKSLIYMDRSGWKISHFIQNIVPCDILSNKKQLQQVMDALHKTHEMPLSEEAKIFDNVAESKRLITQACKTKGNLFKEFEELFAKIDMVDNFVKQEREKYGIDLVVSHHDVYEPNFISTKEGDFYLIDWEYAGINDPINDVCSIFTRYDYSDETRLYLLEAYYGRKLTKLEYRHALGQSILNALYWISWGLFKGSVGEEDGFFFLTSYRYIVNNIDEVIASYEEI, encoded by the coding sequence ATGGAAAAAAATGCTATAATTATGGCTGCAGGTAAATCAGATAAATTTGCACCATTTAGTTACGAAAAACCAAAAGGACTGTTCATAGTTCGTGAAGAAATACTAATTGAAAGACAAATAGAACAACTACTGGAAGCAGGAGTTAATGAGATAATAGTAGTGATGGGATATATGAAAGAAAAGTTCTTCTACTTAGAACAGAAATATCCACAAGTAAAACTAATAGTAAACAACACTTATGGAAAGTATGGAAATATTTACTCATTATATGTTGCACGTGAATATCTTAAAAACACTTATATATGTTATGCAGATCATTACTTTTTAAAAAATCCATTTTTAGAAGAAAATCCTGACAATAAATCATACAGGTCCTGTGCTTTTTACAAAGGAAAATTCAAACAATTTTCCATATACTATTCTGATGCAGATATTATCACAGGTTGCTATCTTGGTGGTCATGATACAATGGCAATGGTAGGACCCGCATATGTAAATGAAAAATTTTCAAAATTATTTAGACAGTATTTGGAAGAGGAGATAAATAATTTTGGAATAGCAAATATGTATTGGGAAGAATACTATTCTACCCATATTAAGGACTTGACATTATATATGAAAAAGTTTAATGTAGATGAACTTGTAGAATTCGATGATATTGATGATCTTAGACAATTTGATTCAGACTTTCTGTTAAATGTGGATTCAGAGATTATTGGAAATATTTGTAACACACTTGAATGTCATCCAAATGATATAAAAGATATTGAAGTTATACAAGCTGGTTTAACAAATGTATCATTCAAATTTTCTATCAAAGGACATGAATATGTATATAGACATCCTGGAGGAACAGCAGATAATCTGATTGATAGAAGAACAGAGTATTATACTCAGTACAAGGCAAAAGAGTATGGTCTTGATAAATCATTAATATATATGGATAGAAGTGGATGGAAAATTTCTCATTTTATACAGAATATAGTACCATGTGACATATTGTCAAACAAAAAACAATTACAACAGGTTATGGATGCACTTCATAAAACACATGAAATGCCATTATCTGAGGAAGCAAAGATATTTGATAATGTAGCAGAATCTAAAAGACTAATAACACAAGCATGTAAAACAAAAGGAAATTTATTCAAAGAATTTGAGGAATTATTTGCAAAAATTGACATGGTTGATAACTTTGTTAAACAAGAACGAGAAAAATATGGCATAGATTTAGTTGTAAGTCATCATGATGTTTACGAACCAAATTTTATCTCAACAAAAGAAGGAGATTTCTATCTTATTGACTGGGAATATGCTGGAATAAACGATCCGATAAATGATGTGTGCAGTATATTCACACGTTATGACTACTCTGATGAAACACGATTATACTTACTTGAAGCATATTATGGAAGAAAATTAACAAAACTAGAATATAGACATGCATTAGGTCAATCCATATTAAACGCATTATATTGGATTAGCTGGGGATTATTCAAGGGAAGTGTAGGTGAAGAAGATGGATTTTTCTTCTTAACCTCATATAGGTATATAGTTAACAATATTGATGAAGTAATAGCAAGTTACGAGGAGATTTAA
- a CDS encoding IspD/TarI family cytidylyltransferase has translation MNIPIILAGGVGSRVGADRPKQFIEIQGKPVLVYTIEAFQNHPEIDAIEVVCIESHIEYLKELVEKYELTKVKWITKGGEDFQHSVMNGINNLRDKIDDDDIVMVHYGASPFVTSDVISDAIRVCEEKGNSSPAMSSVLLLGSNDGEKSTQWIDRDKVVIFNSPQCFKYSYVKSLYEEAIETGAIDKVEPHTTTLMFYLGHEIYLSKSNQLNIKITTKEDLDLFDAYVMMKNSCKNS, from the coding sequence ATGAATATTCCAATAATTTTAGCAGGGGGAGTAGGTTCAAGGGTAGGAGCAGATAGGCCAAAACAATTCATAGAAATACAAGGAAAGCCTGTTCTAGTATATACTATTGAAGCATTTCAAAATCATCCTGAAATAGATGCTATAGAAGTAGTATGTATCGAAAGCCATATTGAATACCTTAAAGAATTAGTGGAAAAATATGAACTTACTAAGGTAAAATGGATTACAAAAGGTGGAGAAGACTTTCAACACTCAGTAATGAACGGAATTAATAATCTTAGGGATAAAATTGATGATGATGATATTGTAATGGTTCATTATGGTGCATCTCCCTTTGTAACAAGTGATGTGATAAGTGATGCAATAAGAGTATGTGAAGAAAAAGGAAATTCATCACCAGCTATGTCATCAGTATTACTGCTTGGAAGTAATGATGGAGAAAAATCCACACAGTGGATTGACCGAGATAAAGTTGTAATATTCAATTCCCCTCAATGTTTCAAGTATTCCTATGTAAAAAGTTTATATGAAGAAGCAATAGAAACAGGGGCAATAGATAAGGTTGAACCACATACCACTACTTTGATGTTCTATTTGGGTCATGAGATATACTTATCAAAATCCAATCAATTAAATATTAAAATTACAACAAAAGAAGATTTAGATTTATTTGATGCTTACGTTATGATGAAAAATTCATGTAAAAACTCATAA
- a CDS encoding SGNH/GDSL hydrolase family protein: MEYLKSINNKLNKISENNIEYFDLFDRPDLVYGNINAFQERVNFCKIPIESQEEIRNNWKTCTHSLDLFKNASCGNVIRLHTNSKKLILKANIQRDESFEKALNWNSMGFDIYNIENDGKYKHNNIFAPMDGHNIFANTIRVPEHGNICIYLPNFTEIKEMQIGVLKGKTVEAYKYPENKLPIIFYGNSVTQGAAASRSGNTFPNIISRKLNNEIINLSSSSCCKGIKSMADMIGRINCQCIVIDYTRSATSAKMLQDTHETFYKTIRKYHPDKKIILLTTEGFNDWRLSNSFDKIVSRTYKNAKLNGENTEIINQRKLFSEEEYSYVGIDSAHYTDYGMYKIADAICDKIVE; this comes from the coding sequence ATGGAATATCTGAAATCCATTAACAATAAATTAAATAAAATATCAGAAAACAACATAGAATATTTTGATTTATTTGACCGACCAGACCTTGTCTATGGAAACATTAACGCATTCCAGGAAAGAGTAAACTTCTGTAAAATACCAATTGAATCACAGGAAGAAATAAGAAACAATTGGAAAACATGTACTCATTCACTTGATTTGTTTAAAAATGCTAGTTGTGGAAACGTTATAAGATTACATACCAACTCAAAAAAACTAATACTCAAAGCCAATATCCAGAGAGATGAAAGTTTTGAAAAAGCATTAAACTGGAATTCCATGGGATTTGACATATACAATATAGAAAATGACGGAAAATACAAGCATAACAATATATTTGCACCAATGGATGGTCATAATATATTTGCCAACACAATAAGAGTACCTGAACATGGAAACATATGTATATACCTACCAAACTTCACAGAAATAAAAGAAATGCAGATAGGTGTTCTTAAAGGAAAAACAGTGGAAGCATACAAGTACCCAGAAAACAAGTTACCTATAATCTTTTATGGAAACTCAGTAACACAGGGAGCAGCAGCATCACGAAGTGGAAACACTTTTCCTAACATTATAAGCAGAAAACTGAACAATGAAATAATAAATTTATCTAGTTCCTCCTGTTGTAAGGGAATAAAAAGTATGGCTGATATGATAGGTAGAATCAACTGTCAATGCATAGTAATAGACTATACTAGAAGTGCAACAAGTGCAAAAATGCTTCAAGATACACACGAAACTTTTTATAAAACTATACGAAAATATCATCCAGACAAGAAAATAATTCTTTTAACCACAGAAGGATTTAATGACTGGAGATTATCTAACTCATTTGATAAAATAGTATCAAGAACATACAAAAATGCTAAATTAAATGGTGAAAATACTGAGATAATAAACCAAAGAAAATTATTCTCCGAAGAAGAATATAGTTATGTGGGTATAGATTCAGCACACTATACAGATTATGGTATGTACAAAATAGCAGATGCAATATGTGATAAAATAGTAGAATAA